The proteins below come from a single Kitasatospora sp. NBC_00315 genomic window:
- a CDS encoding cytochrome b/b6 domain-containing protein yields MPRPTDRRARFARAERRVHRGTAALMLICIATAACLYVPALAQLVGRRRLVVTVHEWAGVLLPLPLLLGLGSRALRADLSRLGRFAPYDRQWVSAVLHRVPRRPAGKFNAGQKLYAAWIAGAALVMIGTGLLMWFTDLAPLVWRTGATFVHDWLALAVGLVVAGHVWMAVRDPESRRGMRTGTVDRLWAVREHPHWDGDGPTSS; encoded by the coding sequence ATGCCCCGACCGACTGACCGGCGGGCCCGCTTCGCCCGCGCCGAACGCCGGGTGCACCGCGGCACCGCCGCCCTGATGCTCATCTGCATCGCGACGGCCGCCTGTCTGTACGTGCCCGCGCTCGCCCAACTCGTCGGCCGGCGCCGGTTGGTGGTCACCGTGCACGAGTGGGCCGGGGTGCTGCTCCCGCTCCCGCTGCTGCTGGGTCTCGGCTCGCGCGCGCTGCGCGCCGACCTCTCCCGACTCGGCCGGTTCGCCCCGTACGACCGGCAGTGGGTCTCGGCCGTGCTGCACCGCGTGCCGCGTCGACCGGCCGGGAAGTTCAACGCCGGGCAGAAGCTGTACGCGGCCTGGATCGCGGGGGCGGCCCTGGTGATGATCGGCACCGGCCTGCTGATGTGGTTCACCGACCTCGCGCCGCTGGTCTGGCGCACCGGCGCGACCTTCGTGCACGACTGGCTGGCGCTCGCCGTCGGCCTGGTGGTCGCCGGGCACGTCTGGATGGCCGTCCGCGACCCGGAGTCCCGGCGCGGGATGCGCACCGGGACGGTGGACCGGCTCTGGGCGGTGCGCGAACACCCGCACTGGGACGGCGACGGGCCCACGAGCAGCTGA
- a CDS encoding NUDIX hydrolase, which produces MSEHSTVPVPDPADPADPAEELLDVVDEHDRVTGQAKRGEVYRLGLTHRCVFILVRNPQGRIFVHRRTDTKLFAPGAYDMFVGGVVGAGETYRSAAVREAEEELGVRGVEPRRLFKFLFEQGPLSWWCDLYEAEWDGPVAPQAEEVAWHDWLTGEELAGRLAEWEFVPDGRDAYRRYLESTAPGDAAAG; this is translated from the coding sequence ATGAGCGAGCACAGCACGGTTCCGGTCCCGGACCCCGCCGACCCCGCCGACCCCGCCGAAGAACTGCTGGACGTCGTCGACGAGCACGACCGGGTGACCGGACAGGCGAAGCGCGGAGAGGTGTACCGGCTGGGGCTCACCCACCGGTGCGTCTTCATCCTGGTCCGGAACCCGCAGGGGCGGATCTTCGTGCATCGGCGGACGGACACCAAACTGTTCGCGCCGGGGGCGTACGACATGTTCGTGGGCGGTGTGGTCGGCGCCGGCGAGACCTACCGGAGCGCGGCGGTGCGGGAGGCCGAGGAGGAGCTCGGAGTCCGGGGCGTCGAGCCGCGCCGGCTGTTCAAGTTCCTCTTCGAGCAGGGCCCGCTCTCCTGGTGGTGCGACCTGTACGAGGCCGAGTGGGACGGACCGGTCGCCCCACAGGCCGAGGAGGTCGCCTGGCACGACTGGCTGACCGGTGAGGAGCTGGCCGGCCGGCTCGCCGAGTGGGAGTTCGTCCCGGACGGGCGCGACGCCTACCGGCGCTACCTGGAGTCCACCGCGCCCGGGGACGCAGCCGCCGGCTGA
- a CDS encoding molybdopterin-dependent oxidoreductase, with amino-acid sequence MLGLGVAGVAAGPYLQRAADAVVSKVSEKDPTGLTGLLPGGGFRYYSVVGSVPTRTAEDYTLTVDGLVDRPATHRLADLQAMPQTRIVHDVQCVTGWRVPGTPFEGVRLSQLLDAAGVRPDATAVRFSCFDGSYTESLTLEQARRDDVLVALRMQDAPVTHEHGGPVRLYVAPMYFYKSAKWLSGITLTSTVQPGYWEHYGYDVDAWVGQSNGRDDAPTD; translated from the coding sequence ATGCTCGGCCTGGGCGTCGCGGGCGTCGCCGCCGGCCCCTACCTTCAGCGCGCCGCCGACGCGGTGGTGTCCAAGGTCAGCGAGAAGGACCCGACCGGACTGACCGGCCTGCTGCCGGGTGGCGGGTTCCGCTACTACTCGGTGGTCGGTTCGGTGCCCACCCGCACGGCCGAGGACTACACCCTCACCGTGGACGGCCTGGTCGACCGGCCGGCCACGCACCGCCTGGCCGATCTCCAGGCGATGCCGCAGACCCGAATCGTGCACGACGTCCAGTGCGTCACCGGCTGGCGGGTGCCGGGCACCCCGTTCGAAGGCGTCCGGCTGTCGCAGCTGTTGGACGCCGCCGGTGTGCGGCCCGACGCCACCGCCGTGCGCTTCAGCTGCTTCGACGGCAGCTACACCGAGAGCCTCACCCTGGAACAGGCCCGTCGCGACGACGTGCTGGTCGCGCTGCGGATGCAGGACGCCCCGGTCACGCACGAGCACGGCGGGCCGGTCCGCCTGTACGTCGCGCCGATGTACTTCTACAAGTCGGCGAAGTGGCTCTCCGGCATCACCCTGACCTCCACCGTCCAACCCGGCTACTGGGAGCACTACGGCTATGACGTCGACGCCTGGGTCGGACAGTCCAACGGGCGCGACGATGCCCCGACCGACTGA
- a CDS encoding serine hydrolase domain-containing protein, producing the protein MVEIWGETAEGYGPVREAFARNFREYGELGAAFALYVRGRKVVDLWGGDARPEVGGRPAPAVPWTADTAQVLRSVTKGLTAATALHLAQRGLLDLDAPASSYWPEFGAAGKGAVPVHQLLSHQAGVPALDVPLRLEDVLTWEPAAAAVAAQAPAWEPGTAHGYHPYTFGWLVGEVIRRVSGRTVGQYFAEEIARPYGLDLWIGLPSGAASRVGRLVDLPAPEAAQSGPSGLRVRPKQAVVDAYRDRGSLTARAFASVRSVVDLNDPAVQAAEIPGAGGIGTARSVARFYAALIGAADRHGGAPGEVLAPLLGPDLLARAMGPAVSGPDRVLIVNSTFGLGFFRHGPTSPMASPASFGHPGRGGSLGFADPQLGIGFGYVTNGMQPGVTGDIRSRTLIRAVRECLPAS; encoded by the coding sequence GTGGTGGAGATCTGGGGCGAGACGGCCGAGGGCTACGGGCCGGTCCGGGAGGCCTTCGCCCGCAACTTCCGCGAGTACGGCGAGCTCGGCGCGGCCTTCGCGCTGTACGTGCGCGGCCGCAAGGTGGTCGACCTCTGGGGCGGCGACGCCCGGCCCGAGGTCGGCGGCCGTCCGGCGCCCGCCGTGCCCTGGACGGCGGACACCGCCCAGGTGCTGCGATCGGTCACCAAGGGCCTGACCGCCGCCACCGCCCTGCACCTGGCCCAGCGCGGTCTGCTCGACCTGGACGCGCCGGCCTCCTCCTACTGGCCGGAGTTCGGCGCGGCCGGCAAGGGCGCCGTCCCCGTCCACCAGCTGCTCTCCCACCAGGCCGGGGTGCCCGCGCTGGACGTGCCGCTGCGCCTGGAGGACGTGCTCACCTGGGAGCCGGCCGCCGCCGCCGTCGCCGCCCAGGCGCCGGCCTGGGAGCCGGGCACCGCGCACGGTTACCACCCGTACACCTTCGGCTGGCTGGTGGGCGAGGTGATCCGGCGGGTCAGCGGGCGCACCGTGGGCCAGTACTTCGCCGAGGAGATCGCCCGGCCCTACGGCCTGGACCTCTGGATCGGCCTGCCGTCCGGCGCGGCCTCCAGGGTGGGCCGACTGGTCGACCTGCCCGCGCCCGAGGCGGCGCAGAGCGGGCCGAGCGGGCTTCGGGTGCGTCCCAAGCAGGCGGTGGTCGACGCCTACCGCGACCGGGGCTCGCTGACCGCCCGGGCCTTCGCCTCGGTCCGCTCGGTGGTGGATCTCAACGACCCGGCCGTGCAGGCCGCCGAGATCCCCGGCGCGGGCGGCATCGGCACGGCCCGCTCGGTGGCCCGCTTCTACGCCGCGCTGATCGGCGCCGCCGACCGGCACGGCGGCGCGCCCGGGGAGGTGCTCGCCCCGCTGCTCGGCCCGGACCTGCTGGCCAGGGCGATGGGGCCGGCGGTCAGCGGGCCGGACCGCGTACTGATCGTGAACTCCACCTTCGGTCTGGGCTTCTTCCGGCACGGCCCGACCTCGCCGATGGCCTCGCCGGCGAGCTTCGGCCACCCGGGGCGCGGCGGCTCGCTCGGCTTCGCCGACCCGCAGCTGGGCATCGGCTTCGGGTACGTGACCAACGGGATGCAGCCCGGTGTCACGGGGGACATCCGCTCGCGCACCCTGATCAGAGCGGTGCGGGAGTGCCTGCCCGCGAGCTGA
- a CDS encoding TetR/AcrR family transcriptional regulator — MASRTPPAASRAGSATAATATAAADRPRRRLSVDERREQLIAVALEQFSLRPPEEVSIDDIAAAAGASRPLVYHYFPGKQALYEESLRRAGQELAGRFEEPARGPLSERLLRVMGRYLDFVDSHGPGFSALLRGGSVAASPGTNAVIDQVRLAAHDQILLHLALPAPSAAVRLAVRAWIATVEITSLEWLAERSVPREELQLQLVQGFIASLVLTVAREPALAGDLAGYFADERPDGPAGQLVSRLADLFARPDLAEAVARLAAQPPA; from the coding sequence ATGGCTTCCCGTACACCGCCGGCGGCGTCCCGGGCCGGCTCCGCGACCGCCGCGACCGCCACTGCCGCCGCGGACCGGCCCCGGCGGCGGCTCAGTGTGGACGAACGGCGCGAACAGCTGATCGCCGTAGCCCTGGAGCAGTTCAGCCTCCGCCCGCCGGAGGAGGTGTCGATCGACGACATCGCCGCGGCCGCCGGGGCCTCCCGCCCGCTGGTGTACCACTACTTCCCCGGCAAGCAGGCCCTGTACGAGGAGTCCCTGCGCCGGGCCGGGCAGGAGCTGGCTGGACGCTTCGAGGAACCCGCCCGCGGTCCGCTCTCGGAGCGGCTGCTGCGCGTGATGGGCCGCTACCTGGACTTCGTGGACAGTCACGGCCCCGGCTTCTCGGCCCTGCTGCGCGGCGGCTCGGTCGCGGCGAGTCCGGGGACCAACGCCGTGATCGACCAGGTGCGGCTGGCGGCCCACGACCAGATCCTGCTGCACCTGGCGCTGCCCGCGCCCAGCGCGGCCGTCCGGCTGGCGGTACGGGCGTGGATCGCCACCGTGGAGATCACCTCACTGGAGTGGCTGGCCGAACGCTCGGTACCGCGTGAGGAGTTGCAGCTGCAGCTGGTGCAGGGGTTCATCGCCTCGCTGGTGCTGACCGTCGCCCGGGAGCCGGCGCTGGCCGGCGACCTCGCCGGGTACTTCGCCGACGAGCGGCCGGACGGGCCGGCCGGGCAGCTGGTGAGCCGGCTGGCCGACCTGTTCGCCCGGCCGGACCTCGCCGAGGCCGTCGCCCGGCTCGCCGCGCAGCCGCCGGCCTGA